The Juglans regia cultivar Chandler chromosome 1, Walnut 2.0, whole genome shotgun sequence nucleotide sequence TTGTATTCGTAATctatctcaacctacttcaattcacctcatctcatcattataattttttcaaatttctacataaaataaaataaataattcaacttttttaaattttaaaacaactttatcaaatttttacacaaaatataataaataattcaatttttattttactattcacaactcatctcaacccatctcaactcatctctaaatccaaaccactcatCAATCGTCTTGCctcatatcatttattttttaaatgttatttacatatcaatattttttaatttaaaattttaaaatttgtcatttaattattacttattcATTatatctttctcaaattttcaaacaaaacacaaaaaataattcaaaattttcaaatactaaaacaaaaactatattaaaaaaattatattctaataatattttaactttataatatttttattcaattttttatccatcatttctcaaaatttaataaaatatcttaattcaaattatttcactattactcacaattttttcatctaaactTTTTATCCCTCCCTTCTTAATTGATCATTTTTacaagataaattttataaatattatatatataaatggttttatcctcaaattatattttctattggaTCTCCTCTTAGCCATTTTAAGCACCCCCGATTACAATTCTTCGACTCGAGTCCAGAACAAAAGGttatatttgaggaaaataatATCAGGAAAGTTGatagatataaaattatgcgAATTtgtataaataagttttacGTATAATATACACTTAAAAATGATTACTAGTAATGTGGTACTTGCAAGACACGTATGCCACTTGTACGTAGGGCCCAGTCGGTGGaaaaaaaagacattaaaaGTAAAATCTTTTTCACACAAGTAGATTATAGtaataatttatctaaaaaaaaatgtaataattaagatttttttaaaataataaaacatcgTCATCTCATAATAACATGTATCAAAAAGTGTCAAAAAAGTTCTTCAAATGCAGATTGTGAACATCAAATAgtaggtaaaaaaaatttaaattaacaaaacgattttgttataatttgagGGAAATATTATACATCCCTTAAACTCATGTTGTTGATTAAATCACTGGATGAATGGACAAGAGATTAAATCTCTTGTGCCGTTGTTcctatatgaaattatatataggatGCATGGTAATGTTTTTTGCAAATtcgataaatatttttacatgaaataaatttaaaattttagaaaatcttgGAGAATAATATTGTCatctcaaatatttattttaaatctaacggataacttttaaattaagccaagtgtttgaaaatctttcaaatattttaaaagtccaAACTAAATGGGATATTTGTAGTGTTAATGAAGCAAGCATATTTTTCAAGTATGactctttaaattttagaacgcgaaaataatatagttttaaaaatttattttgtttaaatgattttattttatttaaatttttatcttattttacttttgttagactaattgagttattttattcataatctatacatcacatatattttttatgagaaaaatgaaataaaattaaaagaaatgtgGTGTGTGGCATAAggtatgataaataaattttttcttaaaattaatattataaaattgttaaCTTTCGATGATGTATCTCTTGAAACTTTAATCATTACTTCATGTGTCGTGTAGCATGAGACATCTAATCGATAAGGCcaaatgaacttttttttcctttttttttaaaaaaaaaaattacaacatcattaaaaaatacttacttaatcattattaaaaaaaacaacaaacaaaaaaaactaatcgATATAAATGCTCAGATCCAAAATGGATACCCTAAACATTTATCTTACTTCATAGCTCGAAAAAAGGACACGTGGATTGTTGCAAAccgattttcttttcttcttttatactTTCCCTATCTCTATCATTCCGCTTTTTCCCTTCCCACATCGAAACTCTCTATTCCCTTTATGAGTCACCTGCTGTCTATTGTCTTCAAACTCAAGttttttccccctctctctctctctccttccccttcTTCCCCACCACGAAAGTTCATCGCATCCTCCATTGTCGCCGACGACTTTGCAACAACCTAGAGTAAGCATTTTCATATGTTTTTCCACTTTTTTCTCCACAAAAATTCATggattttcttatctttctctCTATCTTTTTATATCTATGCTATGTGAATAAGTCTACAGAAAAATTGTGCATCTTGGATTGGATGTTTGGGAGGAGGCGTTTCAGACCAACAcacaaaaaatgagaagtttggaaagtttgcatttttcaaccatttatgaaataatttacatttttctaTTAGTCTATTAGTCTTTAATGGTTTTCTGGTCCATCTGAAAATCAAACCAATGGCATCTTCTTCTGCCCCTTCTGAAAATCACATAAAACAATATGTATTCTCAATAGAAATGATGCAAGATGCCTACAGTTTTAGCCTACTGACATGTTTTTTGCTGTTGATCTTTCAGATCTCCCCACCCTCTTGTTTGTTCTACAACTTTTTAGTGAGatataattttggatttttttgggttaattgGCTATCCGATTTAAATgtcgtttaatttttttgagagTTGATTATCTTGTAGACGACTTGTGTACGTTGGCGTTGCCTAAATTTCTACTAAGAaaagttcttataaaaaaagatgggGTTGATGTAAAACAAACTAGAGCCAAAAATTGCAAATAAATTTGTTcggcaggagagagagagagagagagagagagagagagagagagagagagagagagagagagagagagagagagagagagaactttcaGACTAATCTGTGAAAGAGGCGACACCGCATGAGGGACAAAATTGGAAAGCAAAGAGATGAGTCggtgaaatgaagaaaaaacaaaagggaaGATAATTTATTGAGAAAACACAGGGCAAATTTGAGGGAAAATagtggttaaaaaaatattattcatcaatCAAGggtaaaaacataataatactCGATCAAACAAGTGCATCAgcagaacaaaaaaatcaaattacacATGAACCAGCGACAAAATTGTAATGAAAATCACTCACAGAATGGCACaagcaaaaagtaaaatacaagagTCAAAAAATTTGCAATAATAACCAGCTACATAAAGgcataaatagaaaataaagtattaaataaaaattactgttCATTCATATTCACTTAAAGGATAGCCACTTTTATAGTATAAGagatataaataaacaaaaaattttatatgtaatCACTTTTACTCATTCTACTAATGTGATTGActgcatcacttttttttaatataaaataattattttaatcaatcatattaataaaatacataaataatacacaaaaatatttgtAGGTAACCCaactcattaataaaattgtaaatataaatataatttttcaaatcaaaatacaaGTTTGAACCGATTGGTAGGGGCGAGCCAAAcatatgtacacacacttgcttctatagagatagagatagaaaAGAAGCCGAATTTTTACAATATCTATTGGGTTAGATTCTATGTGCGTTTGTCAGCCATGGGTGCCAGAAAAATTAAGAAGCATTCTAGCTCCTCCGAAGGAACTCCATCTCCTCCTCCGCATTCATTCCGAACTCTAATCTCTGCAGTTCAATCCCCAGAGGTGCCAAAATTTCCACTTcctttcgtttttattttttccctttcgtCGATAATTATTAATCCTCTCTACATTTCAGGATCTGAAGCCGCCGCTCATGAAAGCCATCTACTATATACTGCTCCACTTGTCCTTGAACGAACCGTTGCGTCTTCAGTCTAATTCTCCGTCTCCTATAGACTATTATCGTTCTCCCTTGGATATGGAAGTGGATTTCAGAGACGTACAGAAGCTTTCTGAGATTTTGTTCAAAGAACTCGATGGGAGATTCAAGCGGTTTTTCTCGGATTTACATGATGTTGAATCGGATACAGTTATGTGTGCCGACGCTCTGGAAGAATTAGCGCTTCTGTTGCGGTGTTGTATGGTAATCCTGAATTTGCTCGCCTACGATCAGGATTTGTTATTGGAAAAAAGCAGGGTTTTGCTTTTGATACTCAAGGttctaatttctttaaaatctgGGGAGAATGAGGGTAACGGGCGTAGTACTTGTGTTAGGGTCGAGAAAATTGTTTCTCGCCAATGCGCCTTTGATGATGGTGACACCGGCTGTACCACCTCCGTTGCCGAGGACTTTGCGGCTTCCTTGTGTTTTCTGGAATCTTCTGATCCATGCCGTCCCTTTCTATGTGCGCTACTAGAGGTACTTGTCGAGAATGACcaacattttgttttattttgtacaATTTCCATGAGATCTCTGATGCTATACgcattattaagtttatttatgGGCAAGAGTTTGTTCGCATTTACTTGTCGAAAAATTGTACGTGATTTGTTCTTCTCCCTGGAATTGGGTTCTATTATTTTTGCATTCCTAATACCGTGCATGCTTCTCATGTTGAAGTTTCATTTAGCCTAGCAGTATTTTAGCATGGAATATCAAGTTCATTCCCCCCGCCTCCCTGGCTCCTGTTCCGTTGTTCCTTTTTCCCCTGAGAGTCACTTTTCTGAGTTTTTGTCGAAGGCATATTGCCGTGACTAGAATATTGTGAATTATTATCTTCAGGTTATGGCAGACGAGCTTCTAATAAATAGATCATTGAGAGAGTACCTTATGCTAGTTGATTCCGCGTCTTGCAAAAATGAAGCAGTATTTACGAGTCATTTCAGTCATGGTAATATTGGAACTGTGCTGGAGGTGGTTTCTGCTCATTTTCTCCTATCAGTTTTTGACGAGCAGGCATTTGATATTTTCATAAACAGGCTAATTTGGCAGCATGACAAGGATTTTAGATTTCCTGGATTGAGCCTCACTCCAGTCGTATCATTGCTTCTTAACCCCGTCATGCTTTCTGCACCGAAGATGTTCCTTGCCCATTTTATTTCATTGGTTTCTGAAACCATTGGTTTTGGCATGTCTTCTAGGAATTTGAGGCCAGATCCTAGACTTATGGATTGCTACCTTACTGCATTTGAAAGGTCCCTGATCTTGTACAGCTGGCACATGTCTAGTTTGCAAATTGATGATCACCCTGTCGGATCTAAAGGTACTGCCAATCCGTGTATGCTTGGGAGAAGTCAGCTGAATTTCGAATCTTACATTCAGCAAGATACAAGAAATAAGATTGACCGTGCAGTTTTGAaatcagatgatttttgggaCTCTTACTTGTGCGACAGAATTTTTGGAACAAAATCTGATCTGGTGGCTGGATCTATTCTGTATATGAAAGAGTGTCACCAGGTTTTTGATGAATCATGCAGGGATGAAATTTTATCAATCTTAGATTGTATAATTCTTAGAGCTTTTCCGGGTGATGTTCATGATAATGTGCTGTACAAAAAGGGTGAGACAAGTCCTCAAGATCTTTATCTTCTTGCTTCCATCTTGAAGTTAATGAGTAGTTCATTGGCACAAGCTATTTGGTGTTTAAGGCATGGTGGGAATCTGGGATGTCTGAAAACCTTGCAAAATGCCTCTTCATGTAAGGAATATGATTTTATGGTGGGTCTAATTCGCTCTTTTCAACAATTCAATGTCCACCTACCGGTTCAAAGATTCTTGAGCGAGTTGATGGAAAATCTCCCAAGAAGGCATAAGGAGTCTAAGTGGATGCTTTTGCACTTTTCAGGCTTGctgtctttgag carries:
- the LOC109006323 gene encoding uncharacterized protein LOC109006323 encodes the protein MGARKIKKHSSSSEGTPSPPPHSFRTLISAVQSPEDLKPPLMKAIYYILLHLSLNEPLRLQSNSPSPIDYYRSPLDMEVDFRDVQKLSEILFKELDGRFKRFFSDLHDVESDTVMCADALEELALLLRCCMVILNLLAYDQDLLLEKSRVLLLILKVLISLKSGENEGNGRSTCVRVEKIVSRQCAFDDGDTGCTTSVAEDFAASLCFLESSDPCRPFLCALLEVMADELLINRSLREYLMLVDSASCKNEAVFTSHFSHGNIGTVLEVVSAHFLLSVFDEQAFDIFINRLIWQHDKDFRFPGLSLTPVVSLLLNPVMLSAPKMFLAHFISLVSETIGFGMSSRNLRPDPRLMDCYLTAFERSLILYSWHMSSLQIDDHPVGSKGTANPCMLGRSQLNFESYIQQDTRNKIDRAVLKSDDFWDSYLCDRIFGTKSDLVAGSILYMKECHQVFDESCRDEILSILDCIILRAFPGDVHDNVLYKKGETSPQDLYLLASILKLMSSSLAQAIWCLRHGGNLGCLKTLQNASSCKEYDFMVGLIRSFQQFNVHLPVQRFLSELMENLPRRHKESKWMLLHFSGLLSLSFNSGINFLVKGCISIMMSLMNLFAFEEGDLVALRSLLGIRSEAFPPKSSFDEVHEPLVDKKTSKKVASRFQKIQTLYLSTDSLRSFHQITQNDQVESSQNVSTLNHVKESTDGIEEETVETCNGEIFLNCILEGSRKSSEYNDVADFIECKQGKDYCGWLKDRQKYRKWKCQKMAVLRWKKKKKTWKSMKGREL